In Phragmites australis chromosome 24, lpPhrAust1.1, whole genome shotgun sequence, the following are encoded in one genomic region:
- the LOC133907599 gene encoding cyclin-dependent protein kinase inhibitor SMR1-like, translated as MSASPEFYKPAPPAFSPLLLHGAGAGVGVAGAGVEEGSTIAWDEEYRCRTPTGGESQVKALGTCPPAPRKPRAPAPCRKRLFEVEVFSLRLEELERLFWRPHATPPAHKKRRRVACPESKKSQ; from the coding sequence ATGTCTGCGTCGCCGGAGTTCTACAAGCCTGCGCCGCCGGCGTTCTCGCCGCTCCTCCTGCACGGGGCAGGAGCAGGAGTTGGAGTAGCAGGAGCAGGAGTGGAAGAAGGCTCCACGATCGCGTGGGACGAGGAGTACCGGTGCCGGACGCCGACGGGCGGGGAGAGCCAGGTGAAGGCGCTGGGGACGTGCCCGCCGGCGCCGCGGAAGCCGCGGGCGCCCGCGCCGTGCCGGAAGCGGCTGTTCGAGGTGGAGGTGTTCAGCCTGCGGCTGGAGGAGTTGGAGCGCCTCTTCTGGCGCCCGCACGCTACGCCGCCCGCCCACAAGAAGCGCCGGAGGGTGGCCTGCCCGGAGTCGAAGAAGAGCCAGTAG